AAACGGTGAATACAAGCAGCCCAAGAACCATCAAGCTGATACGCACCCTAATAAATTTGGCGAGTAAGGGCATCAGCACAGCTTGACCAAATAAGGCAACGATCGAGACACCAAGTAGAAACATTGCCAGTTGGTGACTCGCCTCTGCAGGCGTAGGGATCAGACGGTGAACCTCAGGAGCTAGCGCTAACTGAAAACTGGCAACCCAAGCGGTGGTTAGCAGAGCACAAATGAGCGTCCAAATTGGGGCAAGTTTAAGCCTTTGCATAACAGGCAAGACCTGGGACTTGTGGTCTTGTCTATTGTTGTCAGTAGACGGACATTGGAAGTAACTCCACAACATGGGGAGAAGCGGTACCACCAGTATCAGCAGCCAGTTTATGGGGATAAGCGCTAAGCCCGGTCCGATTAAACGACCGAGTGTTAGTGCACTGCTTGCTCTAGAGAGCTGTTTATACTGCGAAGCATGGTCATGGTTCTGAGCCAATATATATCCATGAGCAATAGGGAGAAATGCACTGGAAAAATACCCCATTGCAAATCTTGTCGCGCCAAGAATAATCAAAGATAACCAATGCCAAGATAAATCAAACGACAATAGCATTAATACAACAATAAAAATCACGCTAACTAAAGCATAACCCGCAAAGGCAAGACGAGCGCTAACCGCAAAACCATCACTTGTTATTTTATTAGGCCAATAGATTGAACCAATAAAATAACTCAGCAAATTAGCGTTCAATAAAATTATGACGCCAGACCATTCTAACGAACTACCAGATATGCCTAACACATCTGCTACATACGGCAGAAAACTAAATAATAAAGTCTGATTTAGCCCCATTGAGAGCAGGGCACCTAACATCCACATGGCTACAAGAGTGCAACAAAAGTTACGTTAATGATAATAATTATCACTATGATTGTTGATCTCACTATCGTTTGTCAATACATTATCTATAAATTGTTTAACATTTATATTGATAGCATTATCAGATAGATAGCATAGAAGAGGTTCATAGTAGTGAGAAACCAACGTTGGGAAGTGGCTAACCAGAAGCTAATGGCTAAAGCATTTAGTGAGCTAGATTTTGAGGATTTATTTGAATTCGATACTCTAATGCAGACTAAAGAAGGCATTGAAAATATAGAGATTGTTTTAAATGGACAACGCTGGTCTTATCAAGCAAAGCAAAGTATTTGGGGGATGAGAAACCCAATTTCTGGCTCAATTAAATGTAACGACAAAAATAACCCTACAATTACTCAGCTTTTGATTGATCTACAAAAAACGGTT
This is a stretch of genomic DNA from Vibrio maritimus. It encodes these proteins:
- a CDS encoding MFS transporter; protein product: MLGALLSMGLNQTLLFSFLPYVADVLGISGSSLEWSGVIILLNANLLSYFIGSIYWPNKITSDGFAVSARLAFAGYALVSVIFIVVLMLLSFDLSWHWLSLIILGATRFAMGYFSSAFLPIAHGYILAQNHDHASQYKQLSRASSALTLGRLIGPGLALIPINWLLILVVPLLPMLWSYFQCPSTDNNRQDHKSQVLPVMQRLKLAPIWTLICALLTTAWVASFQLALAPEVHRLIPTPAEASHQLAMFLLGVSIVALFGQAVLMPLLAKFIRVRISLMVLGLLVFTVLIISKPATYPVFVMAGVGLALAVSALPTWYSQVTYHNADERISKVSVSGLIAQSHSIGHLLGTGATALFLSLGVNALHASALFALLLLISMCAIGSTSLSPSTMSISEK